A single genomic interval of Pirellulaceae bacterium harbors:
- a CDS encoding PSP1 C-terminal domain-containing protein, which yields MLRSQPGVNNLLAIHFVRIGLLGHIGRFTAADRQQYAHGRRVVCRTSRGLEIGEVLGMADEFSSDSVADGTLLRSVTPEDELLLARIEKHQEQAYAECVSLLTEREINATLMDVEHLFDGQSLYFYFLGEVTPEIESITRDLSEAYESKVQFRQFADAVSRGCGPDCGTESASGCGTGCGSCSIASACHSS from the coding sequence GTGCTTCGCTCTCAACCTGGAGTCAACAATTTGCTCGCAATTCACTTCGTACGTATCGGTCTACTCGGCCACATCGGCCGTTTCACGGCGGCCGATCGGCAACAATACGCTCACGGACGTCGGGTCGTCTGTCGAACCTCCCGAGGACTGGAAATCGGAGAAGTCCTCGGAATGGCCGACGAATTTTCCTCAGACAGCGTTGCTGACGGCACTTTACTGAGATCGGTCACTCCCGAGGACGAGCTGCTGCTCGCTCGGATCGAAAAACATCAAGAACAGGCCTACGCGGAATGTGTTTCTCTGCTGACTGAGCGGGAGATCAATGCAACCCTGATGGATGTCGAGCATCTATTCGATGGTCAGTCCCTCTATTTTTACTTTTTGGGCGAAGTCACGCCGGAAATCGAGAGCATCACGCGGGATTTGAGCGAAGCGTACGAGTCAAAGGTTCAATTCCGACAATTCGCCGACGCGGTCAGCCGTGGCTGCGGCCCCGACTGTGGAACGGAATCGGCAAGTGGCTGCGGCACAGGATGCGGCTCTTGCTCCATTGCCTCCGCATGCCATTCCTCTTGA